DNA sequence from the Thermodesulfobacteriota bacterium genome:
CTTGGGGACTCGAGATTGAAGCTAATTATTATCTCTGAATTTTTAAGAACGTCGCTTAGCGTTCTTCTTTTGTCGATTAGCTCGTAGACTTCCATTTTTGGTATGTTGAAATGGGCGTATTCAATAAAACCGCCGTACTCTTTACACACCGAAAAATCCCTAACTGGCCAGTAAATACCGATTGTCAGACCGTCGAAATTTACCAAGTCCTCCTTTTTTATAGAAAAGACGTATCTGGGCAAGTAAACATGAACGATCTCGGAGAATCTTGTCTTTTCGGAAGTAGCTCTTAGATCGAACGCCAGATCATGGGGACGGACAAGTATCATAAGATAATAGAGTAATTTTTCTTCCTCGTCTTTTACAGCCATTATCCCCAACCCTTCTTTTACGAATTTGCACCCGAGAGCCGTAAACCTCGCGTAAATTTCCCTTAATAACTCTTCGCTCTTATAAAATAGCTCGTTTTGTCTTACGGTCTCGTAGTTTGATCGTATCACTTCCGAGGGTTTTACGGCGTAGTACCGAGGACCTGCGGCACATCCGAATATACCAAAAAGAAATATAAAAAGGGGCAAAACCCTATTAGTCTTCATTTTTCCCTTTTAGGATCATCAGTATCTCTTCGAGGTCCCTTCTTATCTCATCGAGAAGGTTTTTACGCTGGGCGAGATACTTCTTTGCTCCATCGATTGTGAATCTGTCTTCGTACAACAGTTTTTTTATGGTTAGAATAGTCTCTAGATCACTTCTCCTATAGAGTCTGTGACCTTTGGGACTTTTGGCGGGTCTTATATTTTTGAACTCCTGTTCCCAGTATCTTAGGACATGGGGTTTAAGCCCTGTTATATCACATACTTCTTTTATCCTGTAAAAAAGCCTTTCCGGCTTCTCCTTGTCGAACATTTATC
Encoded proteins:
- a CDS encoding MerR family transcriptional regulator, whose product is MFDKEKPERLFYRIKEVCDITGLKPHVLRYWEQEFKNIRPAKSPKGHRLYRRSDLETILTIKKLLYEDRFTIDGAKKYLAQRKNLLDEIRRDLEEILMILKGKNED